One Diospyros lotus cultivar Yz01 chromosome 1, ASM1463336v1, whole genome shotgun sequence genomic window carries:
- the LOC127806859 gene encoding L-ascorbate oxidase-like — protein sequence MGSSSRPLLLLLLLLVMGLAALQVQPSLASETREFKWNVEYIYWAPDCVEGVVMAINGQFPGPTIRARAGDLISVKLTNKLPTEGVVIHWDGIRQMGTPWADGTASISQCPIKPGESFVYSFKVDKAGTYFYHGHYGMQRSAGLYGALVVDVAEGEKEPFHYDEDFTLLLSDWWHQSAHEQETGLSSKPYRWIGEPQSLLINGRGQYNCSLAAKTGMSQCKFTGREQCAPYVLRVHPNKTYRLRLASSTSLASLNLAIGGHKMTVVEADGNYVQPFTTEDMDIYSGESYSVLFTADQDPSTNYWLSFSVRGREPKTAPALTILHYASTHMSIPTSRPPVAPLWNNYTHSKLFANKVRAIAGSPRPPATFHRRLNLLNTQNYIDGYVKWSINNVSLSLPATPYLGAIKYKLRNAFNHVSPPDNYPANYDVMKQAENTNSIYGDGVYFFGLNRTVDVILQNANALSAGTSEIHPWHLHGHDFWVLGYGEGKFTSEDDKGLNLKNPPFKNTAVIFPYGWTVLRFVADNPRVWAFHCHIEPHLHLGMGVVFAEGVHHISGIPHQALACGLTATWLFGLAL from the exons ATGGGTTCTTCTTcaaggcctcttcttcttcttcttcttcttcttgtgatgGGTTTAGCGGCCCTGCAAGTTCAGCCATCGTTGGCTTCAGAGACCAGAGAGTTCAAGTGGAATGTGGAATACATTTACTGGGCTCCCGACTGCGTGGAGGGCGTTGTCATGGCCATCAACGGCCAGTTTCCCGGGCCGACGATCCGAGCTCGCGCCGGCGACCTCATCAGTGTGAAACTCACCAACAAGCTCCCCACTGAAGGCGTCGTTATTCACTGGGATGGAATCCGACAG ATGGGAACGCCATGGGCTGATGGAACTGCTTCCATCTCACAGTGTCCAATCAAGCCAGGAGAGTCCTTTGTGTATAGCTTTAAAGTTGACAAG GCGGGAACGTACTTTTACCATGGGCACTATGGGATGCAAAGATCAGCAGGGTTGTATGGGGCTCTTGTCGTAGACGTGGCAGAAGGCGAGAAGGAgcctttccattatgacgaagACTTCACCCTTCTGCTCAGCGATTGGTGGCACCAAAGCGCCCATGAACAAGAGACCGGCCTCTCTTCCAAGCCCTATCGTTGGATCGGCGAACCCCAG AGTTTGCTGATAAACGGGAGAGGGCAGTACAATTGTTCTCTAGCGGCGAAGACAGGGATGAGTCAGTGCAAATTTACGGGAAGGGAGCAGTGCGCGCCATATGTTTTGCGGGTCCATCCAAACAAGACCTACAGGCTTAGGCTGGCCAGCTCCACCTCTCTCGCTTCACTCAACTTAGCCATTGGG GGCCATAAGATGACGGTGGTGGAGGCCGACGGCAACTACGTGCAGCCGTTCACCACGGAGGACATGGACATTTATTCCGGCGAGAGCTACTCGGTGCTCTTCACCGCCGACCAGGACCCTTCCACCAACTACTGGCTTTCATTCAGCGTAAGAGGCAGAGAACCAAAGACCGCCCCAGCCCTTACCATTCTCCACTACGCCTCCACCCACATGTCCATCCCCACCTCTCGGCCGCCGGTGGCTCCTCTCTGGAACAACTACACCCACAGCAAGCTCTTCGCCAACAAAGTCCGGGCCATCGCCGGCTCCCCGCGGCCGCCGGCCACCTTCCACCGCAGGCTTAACCTCCTCAACACCCAAAACTACATCGACGGATACGTCAAATGGTCCATCAACAACGTCTCCCTAAGCCTCCCGGCTACTCCGTACCTGGGCGCCATCAAATACAAGTTAAGAAACGCTTTCAACCATGTGAGTCCGCCGGATAATTACCCGGCCAACTACGACGTGATGAAGCAGGCGGAGAACACTAATTCCATTTACGGCGACGGGGTTTACTTCTTCGGCTTGAACAGAACGGTGGACGTGATCCTGCAGAACGCCAACGCACTGTCGGCGGGGACCAGCGAGATTCATCCATGGCATTTGCACGGCCACGATTTCTGGGTTTTGGGCTACGGGGAGGGGAAGTTTACCAGCGAGGATGATAAGGGTTTGAACTTGAAGAATCCACCGTTCAAGAACACGGCGGTGATATTCCCTTACGGCTGGACGGTGCTGAGGTTCGTGGCGGATAATCCGAGGGTTTGGGCGTTTCATTGCCACATAGAGCCTCACCTGCATCTGGGAATGGGCGTGGTTTTCGCGGAAGGCGTCCACCACATCTCGGGGATTCCCCACCAAGCGCTCGCCTGCGGCCTGACGGCTACGTGGCTATTTGGCTTAGCGCTTTGA